A genomic segment from Pseudoduganella chitinolytica encodes:
- a CDS encoding ferritin-like domain-containing protein, with the protein MKFPDIQWTAMEAPGNGLQPAAACGIPRVANAASPREDAIGLLRLAAEIEHALMVQYLYAAQSLRDSDARTLSTVAVQEMGHLLTVQNLLLAIAGVNEHGYPAVIHFGRDTLRRASNLNPLPLTLESLSRTTLGNFVAIESPGKFDNPAVAERVETLRLKAGRLGYTTRPVHNLYAAIHWLFLADDEVQPVLADIGTCTPGWHLAEEDFVDPATIDRFAATQTEWHSIPGFIAMPVRNRAEALAAIDAITLQGEGVTGSEDSHFARYIRLLDRLEAGAVRVRPLARTPHLPGTVIPEDPSARPVTHPITVLWAELFNLQYECLLVLIAWSYSKPQGSPTRAKAIDFAVDLMNQVIQPLANDLSSRALDEQGPQKAGPPYGLRDETMPSDAASFAARFATLDRSERETLSRIKETLMQGDDPVARLRIDSIENYCQQRQQLLQEN; encoded by the coding sequence ATGAAATTCCCCGACATTCAGTGGACCGCTATGGAGGCCCCCGGCAACGGTCTCCAGCCAGCGGCAGCGTGCGGCATCCCTCGCGTCGCCAACGCCGCAAGTCCGCGCGAAGATGCCATCGGCCTGCTGCGGCTCGCTGCGGAAATCGAGCACGCCTTGATGGTGCAATACCTGTACGCGGCGCAGTCCTTGCGCGATAGCGACGCAAGGACACTCAGCACCGTGGCAGTGCAGGAGATGGGGCATCTCCTCACCGTACAGAACTTGCTGCTGGCAATCGCTGGCGTCAACGAGCACGGCTACCCTGCCGTCATCCATTTCGGCCGCGACACCTTGCGCCGCGCCAGCAATCTCAATCCACTCCCCCTGACTCTGGAAAGCCTCAGCCGGACGACCCTGGGCAACTTCGTGGCAATCGAAAGCCCCGGGAAGTTCGACAACCCCGCTGTTGCAGAACGTGTCGAAACGCTGCGACTCAAGGCGGGTCGATTAGGTTACACCACGCGACCGGTCCATAACCTGTACGCGGCAATCCACTGGCTGTTCCTGGCCGACGACGAGGTGCAGCCCGTATTGGCCGACATTGGCACATGCACTCCTGGATGGCACTTGGCCGAGGAAGACTTTGTCGACCCCGCGACTATCGACAGATTTGCCGCAACCCAGACCGAGTGGCATTCCATCCCCGGCTTCATCGCCATGCCTGTCCGCAACCGCGCGGAAGCACTTGCTGCCATCGACGCGATCACGCTGCAGGGCGAGGGCGTCACCGGCAGCGAAGACTCGCACTTTGCCCGCTACATCCGCTTGCTGGATCGCCTCGAGGCCGGCGCCGTTCGCGTCCGGCCGCTCGCGCGTACGCCCCACCTGCCAGGCACCGTGATACCCGAGGACCCATCAGCAAGACCGGTTACGCATCCCATCACCGTCTTGTGGGCCGAACTCTTCAATCTGCAGTACGAATGCTTGCTGGTACTTATTGCCTGGTCCTACAGCAAGCCGCAGGGATCCCCCACCAGAGCCAAAGCGATCGACTTCGCCGTGGACCTGATGAATCAGGTGATCCAGCCACTGGCGAACGACCTGTCCAGCCGAGCGCTCGACGAACAGGGCCCGCAAAAGGCCGGTCCGCCTTACGGCCTGCGCGATGAAACCATGCCTTCCGATGCGGCCTCTTTCGCAGCCCGCTTCGCCACGCTCGATCGATCCGAGCGAGAAACGCTGTCCCGTATCAAAGAGACGCTCATGCAAGGTGACGATCCGGTGGCCCGTCTGCGGATCGATTCGATCGAGAACTATTGCCAGCAACGGCAACAACTGCTACAGGAGAACTGA
- a CDS encoding radical SAM protein: MDAPVMHPGPGGAPTLHLHPTRRCNLACGHCYSSSSPYAADRLEPALALGAIRQAAQWGYRRLAISGGEPLLYPWLGELVDTAAGFGMQSGVVTNGLLTGRPGVLDILKRCDSVAVSIDGLHAAHDALRGRPGALSGALAALDSMVDAGIPTSVVCGVSRFNVDEVEHVAAMARAHGASMLQLHVVASSGRARDNLGAQLLDERGLQELYMTARLLACLYHETMQVHVDLVHRDVIAALPGLVYGAPVEHAALRSPAEVLGMLVVEPDGNVNPVCFGFGAEYGLGRIGSGGLARLWSPWVTRGYVRLTALGRQLWEQARRHEGARLLNPSDALNQASHTSRVVLEQIGLAKREEVV, from the coding sequence ATGGATGCTCCAGTCATGCACCCCGGGCCGGGCGGCGCCCCCACGCTGCATTTGCACCCCACACGCCGCTGCAATCTGGCCTGTGGCCATTGCTACTCCTCCAGCTCGCCATACGCAGCGGACCGGCTGGAACCGGCGTTGGCGCTCGGGGCAATCCGCCAGGCAGCGCAATGGGGATATCGGCGGCTGGCCATTTCCGGCGGCGAACCGCTGCTGTACCCGTGGCTGGGCGAGCTCGTCGATACAGCGGCCGGGTTCGGCATGCAGAGCGGCGTGGTGACGAACGGCCTGCTGACAGGCCGTCCGGGCGTCCTGGACATTCTGAAACGTTGCGACTCGGTGGCGGTAAGCATCGACGGCCTGCACGCCGCCCATGATGCGTTGCGGGGGCGACCGGGCGCCTTGTCCGGCGCGTTGGCCGCGCTTGACTCCATGGTGGACGCCGGCATTCCTACCAGCGTCGTGTGTGGCGTAAGCCGCTTCAATGTCGATGAGGTCGAGCACGTCGCGGCCATGGCGCGCGCTCATGGCGCCAGCATGCTGCAGTTGCACGTGGTTGCAAGCTCGGGGCGAGCACGCGACAACCTGGGCGCCCAATTACTCGATGAGCGGGGCCTGCAAGAACTTTACATGACTGCCCGGCTGCTGGCTTGCCTGTACCACGAGACCATGCAGGTCCATGTCGATCTCGTACACCGCGACGTGATCGCCGCCCTGCCCGGGCTGGTCTACGGTGCCCCGGTCGAGCATGCGGCGCTGCGCAGTCCGGCCGAAGTGCTGGGGATGCTGGTGGTGGAGCCCGACGGTAACGTCAATCCAGTCTGTTTCGGCTTTGGCGCCGAGTATGGCCTGGGTCGTATCGGCAGCGGGGGCCTCGCGCGCCTATGGTCCCCGTGGGTGACGCGCGGCTACGTGCGTTTGACCGCACTAGGACGGCAACTGTGGGAACAGGCGCGGCGGCATGAAGGGGCGCGGCTGCTCAATCCGAGCGACGCCCTCAATCAGGCATCGCACACTTCACGAGTAGTACTGGAACAGATCGGATTAGCCAAAAGGGAGGAAGTTGTATGA